One window of the Bdellovibrionales bacterium genome contains the following:
- a CDS encoding HAD-IC family P-type ATPase, protein MNNRLSNDVTSIVPLNNLIGLNTSQVESQVRLYGYNEILIGARESILVLVFKTLKEPMILLMLIVVAFYFLLGEFKEAMVLSTSVLFVIALSLYQEKKAKDAIDSLRELSSPKAVVIRNSKEQIIATRELVPNDIILLKEGDRIPADAILIEANSLHIDESLLTGESAPVIKNARLGTTDRDESRGENKSQIFMGTMVVGGRGKAVVTETAQKTILGKIGKSAQATIVEGTNLNKEVRKIVRNFAFMGAIIAVILVVVVGVRTANWSLAILNGLALELALLPEEFPVVLTIFMALGAWRLSKV, encoded by the coding sequence ATGAATAATAGATTAAGTAATGATGTCACCTCTATAGTGCCTTTGAATAATTTAATCGGTCTAAATACTTCGCAGGTTGAATCTCAAGTTCGTCTTTATGGCTATAACGAGATACTCATCGGAGCCAGAGAAAGCATATTAGTTTTAGTTTTTAAAACACTCAAAGAACCAATGATCCTTTTAATGCTAATTGTGGTCGCTTTTTACTTTCTTCTTGGTGAATTCAAAGAGGCCATGGTCTTGAGTACTTCCGTCCTATTTGTCATAGCTCTTTCGCTTTATCAGGAGAAAAAAGCAAAAGATGCGATTGACAGCCTGCGCGAGTTATCTAGTCCTAAAGCGGTAGTTATTCGTAACTCCAAAGAGCAGATCATCGCAACGAGGGAATTGGTTCCGAACGATATCATTTTATTAAAGGAAGGTGACAGGATTCCGGCCGATGCGATTCTTATTGAGGCTAATAGCTTACACATCGATGAATCACTCCTTACAGGAGAATCGGCGCCAGTCATCAAAAATGCTCGTTTAGGAACCACCGACAGGGATGAGTCTCGCGGCGAAAATAAATCTCAAATCTTTATGGGAACGATGGTGGTGGGCGGTAGGGGCAAAGCGGTGGTTACCGAAACTGCACAAAAAACGATACTGGGGAAAATAGGAAAAAGTGCCCAAGCCACCATCGTTGAAGGAACAAATCTAAATAAAGAAGTTCGAAAAATTGTTAGAAATTTCGCCTTTATGGGAGCCATCATTGCAGTAATTCTCGTCGTGGTGGTGGGAGTTAGAACTGCGAATTGGTCTTTAGCGATTCTGAACGGGTTGGCCCTCGAGTTGGCACTTCTACCTGAGGAGTTTCCCGTTGTACTCACTATTTTTATGGCGCTCGGCGCCTGGAGGCTCTCAAAAGTTTAA
- a CDS encoding HAD-IC family P-type ATPase — protein sequence MLVRTPVSIERLGAITVLCVDKTGTLTKNSMRIAYLESQISAQKINDQTDLNVDIKDILKFGIFSSNKHSFDPMEKSLFEAERLIENKMKYKKLDQEYPIKNNFFVMANVWQELKGKQALVAAKGAPEAVLSLCEMSNEDRFSIEETIKNVANNGLRILGVAKANCDIDQLPPDIRKLKLKWVGFIGFEDPVREDVAHSIQVCKNAGIRIIMMTGDYPVTASKVAEKINLTNSTRVVTGQDLHSLSDDQIITRLKDTNIFARVTHDQKLRIVRLLSKTGEIVAMTGDGVNDAPSLKQADVGIAMGVRGTDVARESADLVLMDDKFSSIVSGIERGRIIYNNLKMAMSYVFAIHVPIAGLSLFPALLGLPTVLLPIHIVLLELIIDPISSLLFESQSLNNKVMTVKPRRADKKLFGFFDILRSLLQGFFIFAVTFSIYFAVIIDDQMEINQVRALTIFALITCNLSLVFAEVSQGRVNNIISTFLKKKSYLLIIGTGLSILISNYNQTINNIFSFSQISNRYLLLCFGLSVFCFLVLFIWNTLAKFRFKFLA from the coding sequence ATGCTGGTGAGAACGCCCGTATCTATCGAAAGGCTTGGAGCGATCACGGTGCTTTGTGTGGACAAAACAGGAACCCTCACTAAAAATAGTATGCGAATTGCCTACTTAGAGTCTCAAATCTCTGCGCAAAAAATAAACGATCAAACTGATTTGAACGTCGATATCAAAGATATTTTAAAATTTGGCATATTTTCGAGTAATAAGCACTCTTTTGATCCCATGGAAAAATCACTGTTCGAGGCCGAGCGACTCATCGAAAATAAAATGAAGTATAAGAAGCTCGATCAAGAATATCCAATCAAGAATAATTTCTTCGTAATGGCAAATGTATGGCAAGAATTGAAAGGTAAACAGGCCCTTGTTGCTGCGAAAGGTGCCCCCGAAGCTGTTCTTAGTCTTTGCGAGATGTCTAATGAGGATAGATTTAGCATTGAGGAAACCATAAAAAATGTCGCTAACAATGGGCTTCGGATCTTAGGTGTAGCAAAGGCAAATTGCGATATTGATCAGTTGCCCCCGGACATTAGAAAGCTAAAATTAAAATGGGTCGGATTTATTGGTTTCGAAGATCCAGTGAGAGAAGACGTTGCACATTCTATTCAAGTCTGTAAGAACGCTGGGATAAGAATAATCATGATGACCGGAGACTATCCAGTAACGGCTTCGAAAGTTGCAGAAAAAATTAATTTAACAAATTCAACAAGGGTTGTAACAGGTCAGGATTTACATTCGCTATCCGACGATCAGATAATTACTCGTCTTAAAGACACAAACATATTCGCACGCGTGACACATGATCAGAAGTTAAGAATCGTAAGGTTATTAAGCAAAACCGGCGAAATCGTCGCAATGACTGGGGACGGGGTGAATGATGCTCCAAGCTTAAAGCAGGCCGATGTTGGTATTGCCATGGGAGTTCGCGGAACTGATGTGGCTAGGGAATCTGCAGACTTAGTGCTTATGGACGATAAATTTTCTTCGATTGTATCGGGCATTGAAAGAGGGCGAATTATTTACAATAACCTCAAGATGGCCATGAGCTACGTATTTGCTATTCATGTTCCCATCGCGGGTCTATCACTTTTTCCCGCTCTATTAGGTCTGCCCACGGTTCTTTTGCCAATTCATATTGTTTTATTAGAGCTTATTATTGATCCAATAAGTTCGTTACTTTTTGAGTCTCAATCGTTAAACAACAAGGTAATGACTGTAAAGCCGAGGCGTGCGGACAAAAAACTATTTGGCTTTTTTGACATCCTTCGCAGCTTATTGCAGGGATTTTTTATTTTCGCGGTCACATTCTCTATTTATTTTGCCGTAATAATTGACGACCAGATGGAGATAAATCAAGTTCGTGCGTTGACGATCTTTGCTTTGATTACTTGCAATCTCTCCCTTGTTTTTGCCGAAGTTTCTCAAGGGAGAGTAAATAATATAATATCAACGTTTCTCAAGAAAAAATCATATTTGTTAATAATAGGGACAGGTTTGTCTATATTAATAAGCAATTATAACCAGACAATTAATAATATTTTTTCCTTTTCTCAGATTAGCAACCGATACCTTCTCTTATGTTTTGGCTTATCAGTGTTTTGTTTTCTGGTTCTATTTATATGGAATACTCTAGCAAAATTTAGATTTAAATTCTTGGCATGA
- a CDS encoding universal stress protein gives MFKSIRNIVVGVDLSTYSKTVVKQAQELSRRLKAPLTYVYTFEDIAVFDERFSVQRDVVAKYYEKEVRKTYRLNPSSKVVFRYGYPYEEIIAVARGLKQPMIVAGHKGHGLIARFFLGSTAEKLALLSPFPTWIHRGKRTLIPKKILVPCDLTANSDTTVKGVEKLKKVFSAKAEYFHVMQSPTPILDLQAYRFLYEQVKNEDDRLKKRFKKKNPRIELTNVEGNTLDKIEVRSELADVVAVTPRDHSDSFKFLGSVTSKIMRNIEKPMIVFPN, from the coding sequence GTGTTTAAAAGTATTCGTAATATTGTTGTCGGTGTTGATCTTTCGACCTATTCAAAAACCGTTGTAAAACAAGCCCAGGAGCTCTCTAGAAGATTGAAAGCTCCCTTGACCTACGTTTATACCTTTGAGGATATCGCCGTTTTTGATGAGCGATTTTCAGTACAAAGAGACGTTGTTGCCAAATATTACGAAAAAGAGGTGAGAAAAACGTATCGGCTTAATCCTTCTTCTAAAGTTGTGTTCAGATACGGTTATCCCTATGAAGAAATTATTGCTGTTGCTAGGGGCTTAAAGCAGCCCATGATTGTTGCTGGTCATAAAGGTCATGGCTTGATTGCAAGATTTTTCCTAGGTAGTACGGCTGAAAAACTCGCCTTGCTTTCACCATTTCCGACCTGGATCCATCGGGGTAAACGGACTTTAATTCCTAAGAAAATTTTAGTCCCATGTGATTTGACGGCCAATTCGGATACAACTGTTAAGGGTGTTGAGAAATTAAAGAAAGTGTTTTCGGCAAAAGCAGAATATTTTCATGTTATGCAGAGTCCCACCCCCATCTTAGATTTACAAGCCTATCGGTTTCTTTATGAGCAGGTCAAAAATGAAGATGATCGACTCAAGAAGCGATTCAAAAAGAAAAACCCCAGAATCGAACTCACGAATGTCGAAGGTAACACTTTGGATAAAATTGAAGTCCGCTCCGAACTTGCAGATGTTGTGGCGGTAACGCCGAGGGATCATTCGGACTCATTCAAGTTTCTTGGCAGTGTCACTTCCAAAATTATGCGAAACATCGAAAAACCGATGATCGTTTTTCCAAACTAG
- a CDS encoding MBL fold metallo-hydrolase, producing the protein MSVSIQFLGAASTVTGSKYSVTYQDQKVLVDCGLFQGVKALRLKNWDLPAENPADIAAVILTHAHIDHSGLIPRLINEGFRGKIYATSATTDVCGVLLPDCGSILEEEASYLNKSGRTKHKPALPLFTAKEAEASMAYFHQVPFNITFNATKDIKVAFQYAGHILGASSVILEVDGKRIGFTGDVGRNDDPLFFPPDNLPTVDYLVTESTYGDRIHPVEDLYQVVESIINKTVQREGAIIVPAFAVGRAQALMYLLSVLRREKRIPDVPIYLNSPMAKTFSEIFRKYPNLHRLTETECKAIDEIITIVQTTEASKELNEKKGPMIIISASGMLTGGRVLHHLKAFAPFANNTIMLTGFQSEGTRGAALKNGAKEVKVHGSYVPIRAEVCLLESISAHADHLEMMDWFERSGISPKRVFITHGESIASDEFRKRLEEKFGWQCTVPLHGDTVVLGE; encoded by the coding sequence ATGAGTGTAAGCATTCAATTTTTAGGAGCCGCCAGTACGGTGACCGGGTCAAAGTACTCGGTGACTTACCAAGATCAAAAGGTTTTGGTGGATTGTGGGCTGTTCCAAGGCGTAAAGGCTCTTCGTCTAAAAAATTGGGATTTGCCTGCTGAAAATCCCGCAGATATCGCTGCAGTTATTTTAACTCACGCTCACATTGATCACTCCGGTTTAATCCCTCGTCTCATTAACGAGGGATTTAGGGGTAAAATCTACGCCACATCGGCAACGACCGATGTGTGTGGGGTATTATTGCCGGACTGCGGATCGATCCTGGAGGAAGAGGCCAGCTATCTTAACAAATCGGGGAGAACAAAACACAAGCCTGCATTACCTCTGTTTACCGCGAAAGAGGCAGAAGCTTCTATGGCGTATTTTCATCAGGTTCCGTTTAATATTACATTTAATGCAACAAAAGATATCAAAGTTGCTTTTCAGTATGCGGGTCATATTCTCGGTGCCTCGTCAGTTATTCTTGAGGTCGATGGGAAACGCATTGGATTCACGGGAGATGTGGGACGAAACGACGATCCTCTTTTTTTTCCACCGGATAATTTACCCACCGTTGATTATTTGGTTACCGAATCTACCTATGGTGACCGTATTCACCCGGTAGAGGATTTATATCAAGTCGTGGAAAGCATTATAAATAAAACTGTACAAAGAGAAGGTGCGATCATTGTGCCGGCGTTTGCTGTAGGGCGGGCCCAAGCTTTAATGTATTTACTGTCTGTTTTGCGCCGAGAAAAGCGGATCCCCGATGTACCGATATATCTTAATAGTCCAATGGCGAAAACTTTTAGTGAAATCTTCCGAAAATATCCAAACCTCCATCGCTTAACCGAAACAGAGTGCAAAGCGATCGACGAAATCATAACGATTGTTCAAACTACTGAGGCCTCTAAAGAACTAAATGAGAAAAAAGGTCCAATGATTATTATTTCTGCCAGCGGCATGCTGACCGGGGGCAGAGTCTTGCACCATTTAAAAGCCTTCGCCCCTTTTGCTAATAATACAATCATGCTCACTGGATTTCAGAGTGAGGGAACCCGAGGGGCTGCATTAAAGAACGGGGCAAAAGAAGTTAAAGTGCATGGTTCCTATGTCCCCATCAGAGCTGAAGTCTGCTTGCTTGAGAGTATTTCGGCTCATGCCGATCATCTCGAGATGATGGATTGGTTTGAAAGATCAGGAATTTCTCCAAAGAGAGTTTTTATTACCCACGGAGAATCCATTGCCTCTGACGAGTTCCGTAAGAGGTTGGAGGAAAAGTTTGGTTGGCAATGTACTGTCCCACTTCATGGTGACACGGTTGTATTAGGAGAATAA
- a CDS encoding ATP-binding protein, protein MFKSAIACEGSCSGHVTKIPTQFIVITGGPGVGKTAFLEYIRKISCRHTAIIPEAASILFSGGFWRLSSETAKMAVQRAIYHVQNEMQSLVIDEKYYSWGVCDRGTLDGLAYWPRCEDDFFSQLNTSLKKEYSKYTGVIHLRSPLKFTYYNHDNPVRIESANQASIIDRRIAELWRDHPNYFEVQGKNNFFKKLNDAKLILDSLMRSKNSEVIYE, encoded by the coding sequence ATGTTTAAATCAGCTATAGCCTGCGAAGGAAGTTGCTCCGGCCATGTAACAAAGATTCCGACGCAGTTTATCGTTATCACTGGTGGACCCGGAGTTGGGAAAACAGCGTTCCTCGAATATATAAGAAAAATTTCGTGCCGGCATACCGCAATCATTCCCGAGGCCGCATCGATCCTTTTTAGTGGGGGATTTTGGCGCCTCTCTTCTGAAACCGCCAAGATGGCGGTCCAGCGTGCGATCTATCACGTCCAAAATGAGATGCAGTCTCTCGTTATTGATGAAAAGTATTATTCGTGGGGGGTGTGTGATCGTGGAACTCTCGATGGACTGGCCTATTGGCCTAGATGTGAGGACGATTTCTTTAGTCAACTGAACACCAGCTTAAAAAAGGAATACTCTAAATACACGGGTGTCATTCACTTACGCTCCCCATTGAAGTTTACTTACTACAATCACGATAATCCCGTCAGAATTGAAAGTGCGAATCAAGCTTCGATCATTGATCGTCGGATTGCTGAACTGTGGCGCGATCATCCGAACTATTTTGAGGTTCAAGGGAAAAATAATTTTTTTAAAAAATTAAATGACGCGAAGTTAATTTTAGATTCATTAATGAGAAGTAAAAATTCAGAGGTGATTTATGAGTGA
- a CDS encoding alcohol dehydrogenase catalytic domain-containing protein, producing the protein MSDRMMKSLCFIAPGKIEILKKPVPVPGPTQALIKITLTTICGTDVHILKGEYPVKSGLTIGHEPVGIIESLGSEVKGFSLGQRVIVGAITPCGQCYSCLDGIHSQCGGNAMGGWKFGNTIDGAQAEYLLVPNAMANLSVIPDSLSDNEVLMCPDILSTGLSGIESGKVKIGDTVAIFAQGPIGLCATIGAKVSGASQIITVDNNIKRLLISKQMGADVTINFSEKNPVAEILRLTNGRGVDVAVEALGSESTFQSCLRVIKPGGTVSSLGVYSRSMEIPLDAFAAGLGDHKIVTTLCPGGKERMRRLMNMVSARRIHLKPMITHEFSLDEIISAYDLFSHQRDGVLKVAIRP; encoded by the coding sequence ATGAGTGACCGGATGATGAAGTCGTTGTGTTTTATTGCGCCAGGTAAGATTGAAATCTTAAAAAAACCTGTTCCAGTTCCGGGACCCACGCAAGCGCTTATCAAAATTACCCTTACGACGATTTGTGGAACAGATGTTCATATTTTGAAGGGCGAATATCCAGTGAAATCGGGCTTAACGATCGGTCACGAACCTGTAGGAATTATTGAAAGCCTTGGCAGCGAAGTTAAAGGTTTTTCTTTAGGTCAAAGAGTCATCGTCGGAGCTATTACTCCCTGCGGTCAGTGCTATTCCTGTCTTGATGGAATACACTCCCAGTGCGGTGGAAACGCTATGGGGGGTTGGAAGTTTGGTAATACAATTGACGGCGCTCAGGCCGAATATCTTCTCGTTCCGAATGCCATGGCAAATCTTTCCGTAATTCCAGATTCGCTTTCGGACAACGAGGTTTTGATGTGTCCAGATATTTTGAGTACAGGTTTGAGTGGAATTGAAAGTGGAAAAGTAAAGATCGGAGACACGGTGGCTATATTTGCCCAGGGGCCAATAGGTCTATGTGCGACGATTGGAGCCAAAGTGAGTGGAGCTAGCCAGATTATCACGGTGGATAACAATATAAAACGACTGTTGATATCTAAACAAATGGGGGCCGACGTCACCATTAATTTTTCTGAAAAAAATCCCGTAGCCGAAATATTAAGACTGACGAACGGGCGTGGCGTCGACGTTGCCGTAGAGGCCCTCGGAAGTGAATCCACTTTTCAGTCCTGCTTAAGAGTCATTAAGCCAGGGGGTACAGTTTCGAGTCTTGGGGTCTATTCTCGGTCGATGGAGATTCCCCTAGACGCCTTTGCTGCAGGTCTAGGGGATCACAAAATCGTAACTACTCTTTGTCCTGGGGGTAAAGAGAGAATGCGTCGATTAATGAATATGGTAAGTGCCCGCCGTATTCACCTCAAGCCGATGATTACGCATGAATTTTCATTAGACGAAATCATTTCAGCTTACGATCTCTTTTCTCACCAGAGAGACGGAGTTCTTAAGGTCGCTATTCGCCCGTAA
- a CDS encoding potassium channel family protein: MQKTKALFPRKQLMRKCFRTKYKRRLTALLKHPFFWVLTVCGNSMIIAGTLSFYIFETPYRKHPLSLMDCLLWSTGIVTTIGYSNNEAFTFAGKLTILILMLGGTLFLWSYMAFLVSALITPELSSLENDIHQVEKELEDLQRN, translated from the coding sequence ATGCAAAAAACAAAAGCTTTATTTCCTCGTAAGCAACTTATGAGGAAATGCTTTAGAACTAAATACAAAAGAAGGCTGACGGCCCTTTTGAAACACCCTTTTTTTTGGGTGCTTACCGTGTGCGGGAATAGCATGATAATTGCGGGCACTTTATCTTTTTATATATTTGAAACTCCCTATCGCAAGCACCCGTTGTCGCTAATGGATTGTCTCCTTTGGAGCACGGGTATTGTTACGACGATCGGCTACAGCAACAATGAGGCTTTCACTTTCGCCGGCAAATTGACCATTCTCATTTTAATGTTAGGTGGCACACTCTTTCTGTGGTCCTATATGGCATTTTTGGTTTCTGCTCTGATCACCCCTGAATTGTCCTCTTTAGAGAACGATATTCATCAAGTCGAAAAAGAACTGGAAGACCTCCAAAGAAATTAA
- a CDS encoding CBS domain-containing protein, translating to MKAIPQIQKYMTFVPKSIGADQPISKAQEFMKKLHLRHLPVLRGGKLVGVITERDINFILQFAETNAETLTVEDAYTADPYHTTPTAPLNEVVSHMAEKKYGCALVVDNGKLVGIFTEIDAYNALSDLLETRLKN from the coding sequence ATGAAAGCAATACCCCAGATCCAAAAATATATGACTTTTGTACCTAAATCCATCGGCGCCGACCAACCCATTTCTAAAGCGCAAGAGTTTATGAAGAAACTACATCTGCGGCATCTTCCCGTACTCCGAGGGGGTAAACTGGTAGGTGTTATTACCGAAAGGGATATTAACTTTATTCTGCAATTCGCAGAAACAAACGCCGAGACTCTGACGGTAGAAGACGCTTACACTGCCGACCCTTATCATACGACGCCGACGGCTCCTCTGAATGAGGTGGTAAGTCATATGGCAGAAAAAAAGTACGGCTGCGCCTTGGTCGTGGATAACGGTAAACTTGTAGGAATCTTTACCGAAATTGATGCCTATAACGCGCTTTCAGATCTTTTAGAAACGCGACTCAAAAATTAG
- a CDS encoding sigma-54 dependent transcriptional regulator — MKRTLKIAVVDDDVEMGRVVKDLLTEEGCDVSQYLSAAEALVKFQSEVPHILITDHKMKDIDGLMFLKKVQKDYPSVVSIMMTAFGSIETAILAMKAGAYHYIVKPFKNDELSLLVKRASEKVHLKEENASLRKELNKSFSLDLIVGKGPAMSAVFELIKIVSPASASVMISGESGSGKELIAKALHNLSLRKNKAFVPINCAAIPEHLLESELFGHIKGSFTGAIADKKGLFEEANGGTLFLDEIGDMSLHLQAKLLRVLQEKEIRAVGGNQTKSIDVRVLAATHRDLKQMAKEGKFREDLFYRLNVVPIRVPPLRERREDIPLLVNSFIEKFSARNNSNVRSISNEALALLIAHPWPGNVRELENVIERAIVLTPGTIIEKSAVLGSALEEAQQNLEQLHSDRPTLEKLEERYIKLILGETENRKDEASKVLGISRRTLYRKEQLYGLLTSDAIEPTEDSYEKESI; from the coding sequence ATGAAAAGAACACTTAAAATTGCTGTTGTTGATGATGATGTTGAAATGGGCCGAGTTGTAAAAGATCTCCTTACGGAGGAAGGCTGCGACGTTTCCCAATACTTATCGGCAGCGGAGGCTTTAGTAAAGTTCCAATCCGAAGTTCCCCATATCCTTATTACTGATCATAAAATGAAAGATATTGATGGCCTCATGTTTCTTAAAAAAGTCCAGAAGGACTATCCGTCTGTGGTTTCTATTATGATGACGGCCTTTGGTTCTATAGAAACGGCCATATTGGCCATGAAGGCGGGAGCTTATCATTATATCGTGAAACCTTTTAAGAACGACGAACTGAGCCTGCTGGTCAAAAGAGCGAGTGAAAAGGTCCATCTCAAAGAGGAGAATGCAAGTTTAAGAAAAGAGCTCAATAAAAGTTTTTCGTTAGACTTAATCGTAGGCAAAGGCCCCGCAATGTCGGCGGTATTTGAGTTGATAAAGATTGTGTCGCCAGCTTCGGCAAGTGTGATGATTAGTGGAGAAAGTGGTTCTGGAAAAGAGCTTATAGCTAAAGCCCTCCATAATTTAAGTTTGAGGAAAAATAAAGCATTTGTTCCTATCAACTGTGCGGCGATTCCCGAACACCTGCTCGAGAGCGAACTGTTTGGCCATATCAAAGGATCGTTTACCGGTGCTATTGCGGATAAGAAGGGTTTATTCGAGGAGGCTAATGGTGGCACTCTTTTTCTCGATGAGATTGGTGATATGAGTCTTCACCTTCAGGCTAAACTCTTAAGGGTTCTCCAGGAAAAAGAAATACGGGCAGTTGGTGGTAATCAAACAAAAAGTATAGATGTCCGCGTTCTGGCAGCCACTCACCGAGACCTTAAACAGATGGCTAAGGAAGGAAAGTTTCGCGAGGATCTTTTTTATAGATTAAACGTGGTTCCGATCAGAGTTCCTCCCCTAAGGGAGCGACGTGAAGATATTCCGTTATTAGTTAATTCATTTATCGAAAAGTTTTCTGCAAGGAATAACTCGAATGTGAGGAGCATATCGAATGAAGCGCTCGCTCTGTTAATAGCGCACCCGTGGCCGGGGAATGTTCGCGAACTCGAAAATGTCATCGAGCGTGCAATCGTTCTTACTCCTGGGACCATCATCGAGAAATCCGCAGTATTGGGTAGCGCGTTGGAGGAGGCACAACAAAATTTGGAGCAACTTCACTCCGACCGTCCTACATTGGAGAAGCTCGAAGAGCGCTACATTAAATTAATATTAGGGGAGACAGAAAATAGAAAAGACGAGGCTTCGAAAGTGCTAGGAATAAGTCGCCGGACTTTATACCGCAAGGAGCAGCTTTACGGACTACTCACTTCTGACGCGATTGAGCCTACCGAGGATAGTTATGAAAAAGAATCTATCTAG
- a CDS encoding PAS domain S-box protein produces the protein MKKNLSSLDLAELRSAIDEAAIVAVTDKQGIITYVNNKFCAISKYSEEELLGNTHRIINSHHHPREFFINMWKTISQGQTWEGEIQNRAKDGSYYWVNTTIVPFMDENGQPLKYVAVRYDITQRKLADEQLKIYAKKLEVSNQELQEFASVAAHDLQEPLRKIQSFSDRVKSKTNGLLNQETTDYLDRIQSSARRMQILINDLLTYSRVTTKAKPFSTLSLNHILDQVCADLEIRIEQSGAKVNVSDLPSIDADPTQMQQLFQNLISNALKFQLPGQAPLVEISGRIVESSILGEHAACEIEVKDNGIGFDQKYTDRIFTIFQRLHGRHEYEGTGIGLAICRKIVDRHGGTLTAISRLGEGARFLITLPIKHKQ, from the coding sequence ATGAAAAAGAATCTATCTAGTCTAGATCTCGCAGAGTTGAGGTCGGCTATTGATGAGGCGGCCATTGTGGCTGTGACCGACAAACAGGGGATCATTACCTACGTCAATAACAAATTCTGTGCGATTTCGAAATATTCCGAAGAAGAGCTCCTTGGGAACACCCACCGTATCATCAATTCACACCATCATCCGCGCGAATTTTTTATTAATATGTGGAAGACCATTTCTCAAGGGCAGACTTGGGAGGGGGAAATCCAGAATCGAGCAAAAGATGGATCATATTATTGGGTGAATACGACCATCGTTCCCTTTATGGATGAGAACGGTCAACCTCTCAAATATGTAGCTGTTCGCTATGACATCACTCAACGGAAACTGGCGGACGAACAGTTAAAAATATATGCAAAAAAATTAGAGGTGAGTAATCAGGAGCTCCAGGAGTTTGCTTCGGTGGCCGCTCATGATCTACAAGAGCCCCTTAGAAAAATTCAATCATTTTCCGACCGTGTAAAGTCAAAAACTAACGGATTGCTCAATCAGGAGACCACTGATTATTTAGATCGTATCCAATCTTCTGCTCGACGAATGCAGATTCTCATTAATGACTTACTCACCTACTCACGAGTGACAACGAAGGCTAAGCCATTTAGCACTTTATCTTTAAATCATATTCTAGATCAGGTGTGTGCCGATTTAGAGATAAGGATTGAACAAAGTGGAGCGAAAGTGAATGTGTCTGACTTGCCTTCTATCGATGCTGATCCCACCCAAATGCAACAGCTGTTTCAAAATTTAATAAGTAATGCTTTAAAGTTTCAGCTCCCGGGACAAGCGCCTCTCGTGGAGATTTCAGGGAGGATCGTTGAGTCATCTATTCTTGGCGAGCATGCCGCTTGCGAAATCGAAGTGAAAGATAATGGGATTGGTTTTGATCAAAAATATACGGATCGAATTTTTACGATCTTCCAACGTTTACATGGAAGGCATGAGTACGAGGGGACCGGAATCGGTCTTGCAATTTGTCGCAAAATTGTTGATCGGCACGGCGGTACTCTCACGGCGATTTCCCGGTTAGGTGAGGGAGCGCGATTTCTAATTACGTTACCCATAAAACATAAGCAGTGA
- a CDS encoding response regulator, with the protein MKNKTSVPILVVDDDREDCEMIREAFVESRLSNKVDFVHDGTELIDYLSQRLDSTDLQFGGLPGLILLDLNMPKMDGREVLRELKMHPRLHQIPIVVLTTSQAEEDIVRSYNLGANSFITKPVGFSALVDVMRNLGRYWFEIVELPDRKRDDQ; encoded by the coding sequence ATGAAAAATAAAACAAGCGTTCCTATCCTTGTTGTCGATGATGACAGAGAAGATTGCGAAATGATTCGAGAAGCTTTTGTCGAAAGTCGTTTATCAAATAAAGTGGATTTCGTTCATGATGGTACTGAGTTAATCGATTATTTGTCACAAAGATTGGATTCTACCGACTTGCAATTCGGCGGGCTGCCCGGATTAATATTACTTGATCTAAATATGCCGAAAATGGATGGTCGAGAGGTCTTGCGTGAATTAAAAATGCATCCAAGGCTTCATCAAATTCCAATTGTCGTACTTACAACGTCTCAAGCCGAAGAGGATATTGTTAGGTCGTACAATCTCGGGGCAAATTCTTTTATCACAAAGCCAGTGGGGTTCAGCGCTTTGGTGGACGTTATGAGAAATTTGGGACGTTATTGGTTTGAAATTGTCGAGCTGCCAGATCGTAAAAGAGATGATCAATGA